The following coding sequences lie in one Saccharopolyspora hordei genomic window:
- a CDS encoding alpha/beta fold hydrolase, translated as MPSVTYRRPGLVARDHVFRVPLCHDDPGAGEIEVFGREVVAPGKEDQRLPWLVYFQGGPGGKAERPVSTSAWLGRALQDHRVLLLDQRGTGRSTPANRQSLAGMSPAEQAEHLSHLRADSIVRDAEAIRAELVGDEPWTVLGQSFGGFCALTYLSLAPQGLRQVLITGGIPTLTGHADDVYRAAYPRTLRKNDAYFARYPHDAEIARRVVEHLAEHEVRMPTGERLTPERFQTLGIQLGQAGQFDALHYLLEEAFLGDTLSDTFLRGVDAVVSFAPRPLYAVLHESIYCQGTASRWSAHRVRAEFPEFDWTTAERVNFTGEMIYPWMFEQDPALVPLREAADLLAAKDDWPALYDLDQLARNEVPVAAAVYHDDMYVDRDHALESAERVRGARVWVTNEYEHDGVKASPAVLDRLLAMNRGDA; from the coding sequence ATGCCGTCCGTCACCTACCGCCGTCCGGGCCTGGTGGCCCGGGACCACGTGTTCCGCGTGCCGCTGTGCCACGACGACCCGGGCGCCGGGGAGATCGAGGTCTTCGGCAGGGAGGTGGTCGCGCCGGGGAAGGAGGACCAGCGGCTGCCGTGGCTGGTCTACTTCCAGGGCGGGCCGGGCGGCAAGGCGGAACGACCGGTGAGCACCAGCGCGTGGCTGGGCCGCGCGCTGCAGGACCACCGGGTGCTGCTGCTCGACCAGCGCGGCACCGGGCGCAGCACCCCGGCCAACCGGCAGAGCCTGGCCGGGATGTCCCCGGCGGAGCAGGCCGAGCACCTCAGCCACCTGCGCGCCGACTCGATCGTGCGCGACGCCGAGGCCATCCGCGCCGAGCTGGTCGGCGACGAGCCGTGGACGGTGCTGGGCCAGAGCTTCGGCGGCTTCTGCGCGCTGACCTACCTCTCGCTGGCGCCGCAGGGCCTGCGCCAGGTGCTGATCACCGGCGGCATCCCGACGCTGACCGGCCACGCCGACGACGTCTACCGCGCCGCCTACCCGCGCACGCTGCGCAAGAACGACGCCTACTTCGCCCGCTACCCGCACGACGCCGAGATCGCGCGGCGGGTGGTCGAGCACCTCGCCGAGCACGAGGTGCGCATGCCGACCGGCGAGCGGCTGACCCCGGAGCGGTTCCAGACGCTCGGCATCCAGCTCGGCCAGGCCGGGCAGTTCGACGCGCTGCACTACCTGCTGGAGGAGGCGTTCCTCGGCGACACCCTCTCCGACACGTTCCTGCGCGGGGTGGACGCGGTGGTCTCCTTCGCCCCGCGGCCGCTCTACGCGGTGCTGCACGAGTCGATCTACTGCCAGGGCACCGCCTCCCGGTGGTCGGCGCACCGGGTGCGCGCGGAGTTCCCCGAGTTCGACTGGACCACCGCCGAGCGGGTCAACTTCACCGGCGAGATGATCTACCCGTGGATGTTCGAGCAGGACCCGGCGCTGGTGCCGCTCCGCGAGGCCGCTGACCTGCTCGCCGCCAAGGACGACTGGCCGGCGCTGTACGACCTCGACCAGCTCGCCCGCAACGAGGTGCCGGTGGCCGCTGCCGTGTACCACGACGACATGTACGTCGACCGGGACCACGCGCTGGAGTCGGCCGAGCGGGTCCGCGGCGCCCGGGTGTGGGTGACCAACGAGTACGAGCACGACGGTGTGAAGGCTTCACCCGCGGTCCTGGACCGCCTGCTGGCGATGAACCGGGGTGACGCCTGA
- a CDS encoding 2-oxoacid:acceptor oxidoreductase subunit alpha, with protein sequence MSTANGHRTNGAQKLNRVVIRFAGDSGDGMQLTGDRFTSEAAAFGNDLATLPNFPAEIRAPAGTLPGVSSFQLHFADYDILTPGDRPDVLVAMNPAALKANIGDLPPGGILIVNTDEFTKRNLSKVGYEGDPLESPAMERYQVHKVAMATLTQGALEGTGLGKKDAERCKNMFALGLLSWMYHRPTEGTERFLREKFATKPQIAEANVLAFRAGWNYGETTESFAVTYEVAPAKLPSGTYRQITGNTALAYGIVAAGHCSDMPVFLGTYPITPASDVLHELAKHKNFGVTTFQAEDEIAGVGAALGASFGGALGVTTTSGPGLALKSETIGLAVALELPLLVCDIQRGGPSTGLPTKTEQADLLQALHGRNGESPVPVVAPCSPADCFDAALDAARIALTYRTPVLLLSDGAIANGSEPWLVPDVEHLPDLRVEFATEPNAPDGSGEFWPYVRDPETLARDWAVPGTPGLEHRVGGLEKADGKGNISYDPDNHDKMVRLRQAKVDGIEVPDVTVDDPSGEARVLVLGWGSSYGPIGAACRRVRAQGMQVAQAHLRHLNPMPGNLGEVLRSYDKVLVPEMNMGQLAMLLRARYLVDVQSYTKVAGLPFRAEELQNVLTDVVQGVSA encoded by the coding sequence TTGAGCACCGCGAACGGGCACCGGACCAACGGCGCCCAGAAACTGAACCGGGTCGTCATCCGGTTCGCCGGGGACTCCGGCGACGGGATGCAGCTGACTGGTGACCGGTTCACCTCCGAAGCCGCGGCCTTCGGCAACGACCTGGCGACGCTGCCGAACTTCCCGGCAGAGATCCGCGCTCCTGCCGGCACGCTGCCCGGCGTGTCCAGCTTCCAGCTGCACTTCGCCGACTACGACATCCTCACCCCGGGCGACCGGCCGGACGTGCTGGTCGCGATGAACCCCGCGGCGCTCAAGGCGAACATCGGCGACCTGCCGCCCGGCGGCATCCTCATCGTCAACACCGACGAGTTCACCAAGCGCAACCTGTCCAAGGTCGGCTACGAGGGCGACCCGCTGGAGAGCCCGGCCATGGAGCGCTACCAGGTGCACAAGGTGGCGATGGCGACGCTGACCCAGGGCGCTCTGGAGGGCACCGGGCTGGGCAAGAAGGACGCCGAGCGCTGCAAGAACATGTTCGCCCTCGGGCTGCTGTCGTGGATGTACCACCGGCCCACCGAGGGCACCGAGCGGTTCCTGCGCGAGAAGTTCGCCACGAAGCCGCAGATCGCCGAGGCCAACGTGCTGGCCTTCCGCGCGGGCTGGAACTACGGCGAGACGACCGAGTCGTTCGCGGTGACCTACGAGGTCGCGCCCGCCAAGCTGCCCAGCGGCACCTACCGGCAGATCACCGGCAACACCGCGCTGGCGTACGGCATCGTCGCGGCCGGGCACTGCAGCGACATGCCGGTGTTCCTGGGCACCTACCCGATCACGCCCGCGTCGGACGTGCTGCACGAGCTGGCCAAGCACAAGAACTTCGGCGTCACCACCTTCCAGGCCGAGGACGAGATCGCCGGTGTCGGTGCGGCGCTGGGCGCCTCCTTCGGTGGCGCGCTGGGCGTGACGACCACCTCCGGCCCCGGCCTGGCGCTGAAGTCGGAGACCATCGGCCTGGCCGTGGCGCTGGAGCTGCCGCTGCTGGTGTGCGACATCCAGCGCGGTGGCCCCTCCACCGGCCTGCCGACCAAGACCGAGCAGGCCGACCTGCTGCAGGCCCTGCACGGCCGCAACGGTGAGTCGCCGGTGCCGGTGGTCGCGCCGTGCTCGCCCGCGGACTGCTTCGACGCCGCGCTGGACGCGGCGCGCATCGCGCTGACCTACCGGACGCCGGTGCTGCTGCTGTCCGACGGCGCGATCGCCAACGGCTCGGAGCCCTGGCTGGTCCCGGACGTCGAACACCTGCCCGACCTGCGGGTGGAGTTCGCCACCGAGCCCAACGCGCCGGACGGGTCCGGCGAGTTCTGGCCCTACGTGCGCGACCCGGAGACGCTGGCCCGCGACTGGGCGGTGCCGGGCACGCCGGGGTTGGAGCACCGGGTCGGCGGCCTGGAGAAGGCCGACGGCAAGGGCAACATCTCCTACGACCCGGACAACCACGACAAGATGGTGCGGCTGCGCCAGGCGAAGGTCGACGGGATCGAGGTCCCGGACGTCACCGTCGACGACCCCTCCGGCGAGGCCCGCGTGCTGGTGCTGGGCTGGGGCTCGTCCTACGGCCCGATCGGCGCCGCGTGCCGCCGGGTGCGCGCGCAGGGCATGCAGGTCGCGCAGGCCCACCTGCGCCACCTGAACCCGATGCCGGGCAACCTCGGCGAGGTGCTGCGCAGCTACGACAAGGTGCTCGTGCCGGAGATGAACATGGGGCAGCTGGCGATGCTGCTGCGCGCCCGCTACCTGGTCGACGTGCAGTCCTACACCAAGGTGGCGGGACTGCCGTTCCGAGCTGAGGAGCTGCAGAACGTGCTCACCGACGTGGTGCAGGGGGTGTCCGCGTGA
- a CDS encoding amidohydrolase: MCQVCCRRSPQPRISRAQFLKLVGLATAGMAVTAGCSGGEPTPTGPGGRLLIDNVRGLTMTSDGPLEFSSLLVEADGRVGGLDVGNAGGAQRIDGRGRVLVPGLHDAHGHFGQLGATLSQLDLSGTRSLDEAMRALRDFAAQHPDRPWVLGRGWNDVVWGLGRLPTAADLDAVVPDRPVWLVRVDGHAGVANTAALRQIGITRDTPTPPGGNVVRGPDGTPTGAFVDAATDLVEGHLPKPTTEDLKQNFLAAQRKLNEVGLTSVSDAGTSAAELAVLHQLAASGELTIRTNSFLSYDAYRELGAQARGDSFADDMLRVRTVKLYIDGALGSHGAAMLQPYSDDPGNAGLPQLDATELRNRVTQVMRDGFQVATHAIGDAGNRMVLDAYEAALAEVGSDLRHRVEHAQVLSLEDIPRLRAHGIIASMQPVHATDDMNMAEDRVGPERIAGAYAWRTLLDQDITIASGSDFPVSSENPFDGLHAAITRTDREGKPVGGWYPQQAMTPHEALRSFTLDAAFAAHQEKVLGSLEPGKWADFVLLDQDPLDPPPGRARWQTRALQTWVAGRRVGEYGDL, translated from the coding sequence ATGTGCCAGGTCTGTTGTCGGCGTTCCCCGCAGCCCCGCATCTCCCGGGCGCAGTTCCTCAAGCTGGTCGGCTTGGCCACCGCCGGGATGGCGGTCACCGCGGGGTGCTCCGGCGGTGAGCCCACCCCCACGGGGCCGGGCGGCCGACTGCTCATCGACAACGTGCGCGGCCTGACCATGACCTCCGACGGGCCGCTGGAGTTCTCCAGCCTGCTGGTCGAGGCGGACGGGCGCGTCGGCGGTCTGGACGTCGGCAACGCCGGGGGAGCCCAGCGCATCGACGGCCGGGGGCGGGTGCTCGTCCCCGGGCTGCACGACGCGCACGGGCACTTCGGGCAGCTCGGAGCCACCCTCTCGCAGCTCGACCTCAGCGGCACCCGGTCGCTGGACGAGGCGATGCGCGCGCTCCGGGACTTCGCCGCGCAGCACCCGGACCGGCCGTGGGTCCTCGGCCGCGGCTGGAACGACGTGGTCTGGGGCCTCGGCCGGTTGCCGACGGCGGCGGACCTGGACGCCGTGGTGCCGGACCGGCCGGTGTGGCTGGTCCGGGTCGACGGGCACGCCGGGGTGGCCAACACCGCCGCGCTGCGGCAGATCGGCATCACCCGCGACACCCCGACCCCGCCCGGTGGGAACGTCGTGCGCGGTCCCGACGGCACGCCGACCGGGGCCTTCGTCGACGCCGCGACCGACCTCGTCGAGGGCCACCTGCCGAAGCCGACCACCGAGGACCTCAAGCAGAACTTCCTCGCCGCGCAGCGCAAGCTCAACGAGGTCGGCCTGACCTCGGTCAGCGACGCGGGCACCAGCGCCGCCGAGCTCGCGGTGCTGCACCAGCTGGCCGCGTCCGGCGAGCTGACCATCCGCACCAACTCGTTCCTCTCCTACGACGCCTACCGCGAGCTCGGCGCGCAGGCGCGCGGCGACTCCTTCGCCGACGACATGCTGCGCGTCCGCACCGTCAAGCTCTACATCGACGGGGCGCTCGGCTCCCACGGCGCCGCGATGCTCCAGCCCTACTCCGACGACCCCGGGAACGCCGGGCTGCCGCAGCTGGACGCCACCGAGCTGCGCAACCGGGTGACCCAGGTGATGCGGGACGGCTTCCAGGTCGCCACGCACGCCATCGGCGACGCCGGGAACCGGATGGTGCTCGACGCCTACGAGGCCGCCCTCGCCGAGGTCGGCAGCGACCTGCGCCACCGCGTCGAGCACGCGCAAGTCCTGTCGTTGGAGGACATCCCGCGGCTGCGGGCGCACGGGATCATCGCCTCGATGCAACCGGTGCACGCCACCGACGACATGAACATGGCGGAGGACCGCGTCGGGCCGGAGCGCATCGCCGGCGCCTACGCGTGGCGGACCCTGCTGGACCAGGACATCACCATCGCCTCGGGCTCCGACTTCCCGGTGTCCTCGGAGAACCCCTTCGACGGGCTGCACGCCGCCATCACCCGCACCGACCGGGAGGGCAAGCCGGTCGGCGGCTGGTACCCGCAACAGGCGATGACCCCGCACGAGGCGCTGCGCTCGTTCACCCTCGACGCCGCGTTCGCCGCGCACCAGGAGAAGGTGCTCGGCAGCTTGGAACCGGGGAAGTGGGCCGACTTCGTCCTCCTCGACCAGGACCCGCTGGACCCGCCGCCCGGGCGCGCGCGGTGGCAGACCCGCGCGCTGCAGACCTGGGTCGCGGGGCGCCGCGTCGGCGAGTACGGGGACCTGTAG
- a CDS encoding thiamine pyrophosphate-dependent enzyme, which yields MTTTDLGIPGLGGLAGVPTTDEPQKAKDFKSDQEVRWCPGCGDYVVLNAVQSFLPSLGLKRENIVFISGIGCSSRFPYYMNTYGMHSIHGRAPAIATGLATSRPDLSVWVVTGDGDALSIGGNHLIHALRRNVNLKILLFNNRIYGLTKGQYSPTSEVGKVTKSTPVGSLDHPFNPVSLALGAEASFVARVIDSDRANVTETLKAAAEHRGSALVEIYQNCPIFNDGAFDVLKDNDEKQRRIVPLKHGEPITFGPEDERYGVVAGRDGFRVAKLSEVDDEDVVVHDVHREDPSYAFALSRLGGQDLDPAVTGIFRSVQRPTYDDLARDQVAEAKQSKPADLQQLLRGNDTWTI from the coding sequence GTGACGACCACCGATCTGGGAATCCCGGGCCTGGGCGGGTTGGCCGGTGTGCCGACCACGGACGAACCGCAGAAGGCCAAGGACTTCAAGTCGGACCAGGAGGTCCGCTGGTGCCCGGGGTGCGGCGACTACGTCGTGCTGAACGCGGTGCAGAGCTTCCTGCCGTCGCTGGGCCTGAAGCGTGAGAACATCGTGTTCATCTCGGGCATCGGGTGCTCGTCCCGGTTCCCGTACTACATGAACACCTACGGGATGCACTCCATCCACGGCCGCGCCCCGGCGATCGCCACGGGGCTGGCGACCAGCCGGCCGGACCTGTCGGTGTGGGTGGTGACCGGTGACGGCGACGCGCTGTCCATCGGCGGCAACCACCTGATCCACGCGCTCCGCCGCAACGTCAACCTGAAGATCCTGCTGTTCAACAACCGGATCTACGGCCTGACCAAGGGGCAGTACTCGCCGACCAGCGAGGTCGGCAAGGTCACCAAGTCGACGCCGGTCGGCTCCCTGGACCACCCGTTCAACCCGGTGTCGCTGGCGCTGGGCGCGGAGGCCTCGTTCGTGGCGCGGGTGATCGACTCCGACCGCGCGAACGTGACCGAGACGCTGAAGGCGGCGGCCGAGCACCGCGGCAGTGCGCTGGTGGAGATCTACCAGAACTGCCCGATCTTCAACGACGGCGCGTTCGACGTGCTCAAGGACAACGACGAGAAGCAGCGCCGCATCGTCCCGCTCAAGCACGGCGAGCCGATCACCTTCGGTCCGGAGGACGAGCGCTACGGCGTCGTGGCCGGCCGGGACGGCTTCCGCGTGGCCAAGCTGTCCGAAGTGGATGACGAGGACGTGGTGGTGCACGACGTCCACCGCGAGGACCCGTCCTACGCCTTCGCCCTGTCCCGCCTCGGCGGCCAGGACCTCGACCCGGCGGTGACGGGCATCTTCCGGTCGGTCCAGCGGCCCACCTACGACGACCTGGCCCGTGACCAGGTCGCGGAGGCCAAGCAGTCCAAGCCGGCGGACCTGCAGCAACTGCTCCGCGGCAACGACACCTGGACCATCTGA
- a CDS encoding sensor domain-containing diguanylate cyclase yields MSASLPSAGDVPWRCVFDQAAAAMAILDLQGRYLHVNGALCRLLGYRREELVGRDYRDFTHPDDIDEEGPVESDRTLEKRYIRSDGSLIWALVARAFIRDPDGEPICFLSQIQDITQRRETELLWQRSFANAPIGMALLDLKGSWTAVNDTLCGMLGYTREELLSMSFADVTYQDDQQQGFRALEDLGSGLVDSVNVEKRYRHRDGHQVWMLIRATTVPGADGEPAYVLSQYEDVGDQRLVDSHLAHLALHDPLTGLANRALLADRLEHGLGQLARGNGVLAVVLADLDQLKPTNDRYGHAVGDQLLIAAAREIQLAVRAGDTVARLGGDEFVVVSLLPDEEAAVALRDRVEHHMNSDVLVSGVRLSLRASVGYVATSDPSIAPDRLLHLADRDMYVSKRRRRETGADR; encoded by the coding sequence ATGTCCGCATCACTGCCGAGCGCTGGCGACGTGCCGTGGCGGTGCGTCTTCGACCAAGCGGCCGCGGCGATGGCCATCCTCGACTTGCAGGGCAGGTACCTGCACGTCAACGGAGCCCTGTGCCGGTTGCTGGGCTACCGGCGCGAGGAGCTCGTGGGGCGCGACTACCGCGACTTCACCCACCCGGACGACATCGACGAAGAGGGGCCGGTGGAGTCGGACAGGACGCTGGAGAAGCGCTACATCCGCTCCGACGGGAGCCTGATCTGGGCGCTGGTGGCCCGCGCGTTCATCCGCGACCCCGACGGCGAGCCGATCTGCTTCCTGTCCCAGATCCAGGACATCACCCAGCGGCGGGAGACCGAGCTGCTGTGGCAGCGCAGCTTCGCCAACGCGCCGATCGGGATGGCGCTGCTGGACCTCAAGGGGTCGTGGACGGCGGTGAACGACACGCTCTGCGGGATGCTCGGCTACACGCGCGAGGAGCTGCTGTCGATGTCCTTCGCCGACGTCACCTACCAGGACGACCAGCAGCAGGGCTTCCGGGCGCTGGAGGACCTGGGCTCCGGCCTGGTCGACTCGGTGAACGTGGAGAAGCGCTACCGGCACCGGGACGGCCACCAGGTCTGGATGCTGATCCGGGCGACCACGGTGCCCGGTGCGGACGGTGAGCCGGCGTACGTGCTCAGCCAGTACGAGGACGTCGGCGACCAGCGCCTGGTCGACTCCCACCTGGCCCACCTGGCGCTGCACGACCCGCTGACCGGGCTGGCCAACCGCGCCCTGCTCGCCGACCGCCTGGAACACGGGCTCGGGCAGCTCGCCCGCGGCAACGGGGTGCTGGCCGTGGTGCTGGCCGACCTCGACCAGCTCAAGCCCACCAACGACCGCTACGGCCACGCGGTGGGCGACCAGCTGCTCATCGCCGCGGCGCGGGAGATCCAGCTGGCGGTGCGGGCCGGGGACACCGTGGCGCGCCTCGGCGGCGACGAGTTCGTGGTGGTCAGCCTGCTGCCCGATGAGGAGGCCGCGGTGGCGCTGCGCGACCGGGTGGAGCACCACATGAACAGCGACGTGCTGGTCAGCGGGGTGCGGTTGTCGCTGCGGGCCAGCGTGGGCTACGTCGCGACCTCGGACCCGTCGATCGCTCCGGACCGGCTGCTGCACCTGGCGGACCGGGACATGTACGTCAGCAAGCGCCGCCGCCGGGAGACCGGTGCGGACCGCTGA
- a CDS encoding helix-turn-helix domain-containing protein: MGAGPSNPTALKRWLVFTLRRLREENGLSRDDAARAIRASVKVVEHYEVGRRLPSPLALEKLLELYGVPERTDFYLDLLSRAKKGRDWWARFDFDTDATALPSWFKLFLSLEAEAARIEGWDAQVVPGLFQTEQYAEAVIRAGSDDLADSAITRQVALRAARRQQTLERSGTPVKVWRVIHENALRLPVGGDQVLRDQLEFLLRLLERPSITVQVLPTAAGAHPGIAGSFSFLSFDPELEDPGLVHVDTHVRSIYYERPEDLVTYRTALRRLTALAMPPEETPTTIAKILKEL, translated from the coding sequence ATGGGCGCCGGCCCCAGCAATCCCACCGCGTTGAAGCGCTGGCTCGTCTTCACGCTGCGGCGCCTTCGCGAGGAGAACGGGCTTTCCCGAGACGACGCGGCGCGCGCGATCAGGGCGAGCGTGAAGGTGGTCGAGCACTACGAGGTGGGCCGACGTCTTCCGAGCCCACTCGCGCTGGAAAAACTCCTCGAGCTGTACGGAGTACCAGAACGGACCGACTTCTACCTCGACCTGTTGTCCCGTGCCAAGAAGGGGCGCGACTGGTGGGCCCGCTTCGACTTCGACACCGACGCCACCGCGCTGCCGAGTTGGTTCAAGCTCTTCCTCAGCCTGGAAGCGGAAGCAGCTCGAATCGAAGGTTGGGACGCGCAAGTCGTTCCGGGCCTCTTCCAGACTGAGCAGTACGCCGAAGCCGTCATTCGAGCAGGATCCGATGACCTCGCCGATTCGGCCATCACACGGCAAGTCGCGCTCCGGGCTGCACGTCGCCAGCAGACCCTGGAACGCTCCGGGACTCCCGTCAAGGTCTGGCGCGTCATCCACGAGAACGCACTGCGCCTCCCAGTCGGCGGCGACCAGGTCCTACGAGATCAACTGGAGTTCCTACTACGTCTGCTGGAGCGCCCCAGCATCACCGTGCAGGTTCTCCCGACTGCCGCTGGAGCACACCCAGGCATCGCGGGGAGCTTCAGCTTCTTGTCATTCGATCCTGAGTTGGAAGATCCTGGACTGGTGCACGTCGATACCCACGTTCGAAGCATCTACTACGAACGGCCGGAAGACCTGGTGACCTATCGAACGGCGTTGCGGCGACTCACTGCACTGGCCATGCCGCCGGAAGAAACTCCCACCACCATTGCGAAGATCCTGAAGGAGCTGTGA
- a CDS encoding NAD(P)/FAD-dependent oxidoreductase, producing the protein MSAVAEEVDVVVIGMGPGGEDVAARLAGAGLSVVGVESRLVGGECPYYACVPTKMMVRAADALGEARRVPALAGQAEVRADWTPVADRIRDEATTDWDDTAAVQRFERTGGRLVRGTGRITAPGEVTVGDQVFRARRGIVLNPGTEPAVPPIDGLAGSPLWTNRDAVPVREVPESLLVLGGGPVGLEFAQVFARFGTSVAVLEAAPRLLPAMEPEASEVITEALLAEGVQVRTGGGVQHVKHDGQFEVQLAGGDRLTAEHLLVATGRRTDLQALGVSAVGLDDQARTIPVDERMRAADGVWAIGDVTGRGAFTHTSVYQARIAAADILGQDGEVADYRAMPAVVFTDPEVATVGLTESRARDAGVEVSTGTTRVQESARGWIHGVGGTGVVKLVADVRRGVLVGATVVAPGGGEVLGALAVAVHAEVPITRLREMIFAYPTFHRAIETALGDLDV; encoded by the coding sequence GTGAGCGCAGTGGCCGAGGAGGTCGACGTCGTGGTCATCGGCATGGGGCCGGGCGGGGAGGACGTCGCGGCCCGGCTGGCCGGTGCGGGGCTCTCCGTGGTGGGGGTGGAGTCCCGACTGGTCGGCGGCGAGTGCCCGTACTACGCCTGCGTGCCCACCAAGATGATGGTCCGGGCGGCCGACGCCCTCGGCGAGGCCCGCCGGGTGCCCGCGCTCGCCGGCCAGGCCGAGGTGCGCGCGGACTGGACACCGGTGGCCGACCGGATCCGCGACGAGGCCACCACCGACTGGGACGACACGGCCGCGGTGCAGCGCTTCGAACGCACCGGCGGACGGCTGGTGCGCGGCACCGGGCGGATCACCGCACCCGGCGAGGTGACCGTGGGCGACCAGGTGTTCCGCGCGCGGCGCGGCATCGTGCTCAACCCCGGCACCGAGCCCGCGGTGCCGCCCATCGACGGCCTCGCCGGGAGTCCGTTGTGGACCAACCGGGACGCGGTCCCGGTCCGCGAGGTGCCGGAGTCGCTGCTGGTCCTGGGCGGCGGGCCGGTCGGCCTGGAGTTCGCGCAGGTCTTCGCCCGGTTCGGCACCTCCGTCGCGGTCCTGGAAGCCGCGCCCCGGCTGCTCCCGGCCATGGAGCCGGAAGCCTCGGAGGTGATCACCGAAGCGCTGCTCGCCGAGGGCGTCCAGGTGCGCACCGGCGGGGGCGTGCAGCACGTCAAGCACGACGGCCAGTTCGAGGTGCAGCTGGCCGGCGGCGACCGGCTCACCGCCGAACACCTGCTGGTGGCCACCGGCCGCCGCACCGACCTGCAGGCGCTCGGCGTCAGCGCCGTCGGGCTGGACGACCAGGCGCGCACCATCCCGGTGGACGAGCGCATGCGGGCCGCCGACGGGGTCTGGGCGATCGGTGACGTGACCGGCCGCGGCGCCTTCACCCACACCTCGGTCTACCAGGCGCGCATCGCCGCGGCCGACATCCTCGGCCAGGACGGCGAGGTCGCCGACTACCGGGCCATGCCCGCCGTGGTGTTCACCGACCCCGAGGTCGCCACCGTGGGGCTCACCGAGTCCCGAGCACGGGACGCCGGCGTCGAGGTGAGCACCGGGACCACCCGGGTCCAGGAGTCCGCGCGGGGCTGGATCCACGGGGTGGGCGGCACCGGGGTGGTCAAGCTGGTCGCCGACGTCCGGCGCGGGGTGCTGGTCGGGGCCACGGTCGTCGCGCCCGGGGGCGGCGAGGTGCTGGGCGCGCTCGCGGTGGCGGTGCACGCGGAGGTCCCGATCACCCGGCTGCGCGAGATGATCTTCGCCTACCCGACCTTCCACCGCGCCATCGAGACCGCCCTCGGCGACCTCGACGTGTGA
- a CDS encoding DUF397 domain-containing protein gives MNNEDVPPAHVFTTRWKKAARSQGENACVEVASAPGLTGVRDSKQGGRGPVLAFERETWEAFLGQLKAGLFDAR, from the coding sequence GTGAACAACGAGGATGTGCCACCTGCCCACGTGTTCACCACCCGATGGAAGAAGGCTGCTCGCTCGCAAGGCGAGAACGCATGCGTTGAAGTGGCGTCGGCGCCTGGTCTGACCGGGGTCCGGGACTCCAAGCAGGGCGGGCGGGGGCCGGTCCTCGCGTTCGAGCGCGAGACGTGGGAGGCCTTTCTCGGTCAGCTGAAGGCCGGGCTCTTCGACGCACGGTGA
- a CDS encoding polysaccharide deacetylase family protein → MTQTVSERAWRDTGRPFPYVLMYHSIAVHERDPYLVTVDPRRFDQQLRWMRDTGLRGVSMRELLLAHWAGEACGLVGLTFDDGYADFARNALPALRRYGFTATVFVIAGRIGGDNEWDPEGPRKRLMTAVEVREVAESGVEVGSHGLLHQHMSYLDDDELVPEVVESRELLREITGQDVTGFCYPYGDVDQRVVDTVAAAGYEYGCAIWRSEVSGLHALPRTYIGDRDGTLRLHAKHLRHRLTGALTARQVRRAPAVRSATGSVLKFR, encoded by the coding sequence ATGACGCAGACCGTGAGCGAGCGGGCCTGGCGCGACACCGGACGCCCGTTCCCGTACGTGCTCATGTACCACTCGATCGCGGTCCACGAGCGCGACCCGTACCTGGTGACCGTCGACCCGCGCCGCTTCGACCAGCAGCTGCGGTGGATGCGCGACACCGGGCTGCGCGGGGTGTCGATGCGCGAGCTGCTGCTGGCCCACTGGGCCGGGGAGGCCTGCGGACTGGTCGGGCTCACCTTCGACGACGGCTACGCCGACTTCGCGCGCAACGCGTTGCCCGCCCTGCGGCGGTACGGGTTCACCGCCACCGTGTTCGTCATCGCCGGCCGGATCGGCGGCGACAACGAGTGGGACCCCGAGGGGCCGCGCAAGCGGCTGATGACAGCCGTGGAGGTCCGGGAGGTCGCCGAGTCCGGTGTGGAGGTCGGCTCGCACGGACTGCTGCACCAGCACATGTCCTACTTGGACGATGACGAGCTGGTGCCCGAGGTGGTCGAGAGCCGGGAGCTGCTGCGCGAGATCACCGGTCAGGACGTCACCGGGTTCTGCTACCCGTACGGCGACGTCGACCAGCGGGTGGTGGACACCGTGGCGGCGGCGGGCTACGAGTACGGCTGCGCCATCTGGCGCTCGGAGGTGTCCGGGTTGCACGCGCTGCCGCGCACCTACATCGGTGACCGGGACGGCACCCTGCGCTTGCACGCCAAGCACCTGCGGCACCGGCTGACTGGTGCGCTCACGGCCCGCCAGGTGCGCCGCGCGCCTGCCGTGAGGAGCGCAACCGGGAGCGTCCTCAAGTTTCGGTAA